Below is a window of Electrophorus electricus isolate fEleEle1 chromosome 1, fEleEle1.pri, whole genome shotgun sequence DNA.
CTAAACTATATGAGGACCAATCCTCAAAACATGTCTTAAAGtggtttttaatattatttatatgtatagatatactGGATCTTGAGCAGGTACTCTGATATGAATAATATATTTGTGTCTGGAGACTTGCCATTATTCTGTTTACTGTAGATTATGTTTTTATCCTCCTTTTGcgtttttcttccattttcttttctttaacaGAATATTATTTAACAGCGTAGTGATGCTGATTACTGACGATTTCAGTACTTCTGAATCATAACAGAGCAGCAAAATTGCATCTCTCAGTGTAACTCTGTTTcgagtttctttctctctaacacctacatttgcatttattatggAAAATATCTCGTGATATTCAAGCACGTCAGCTTCCTCTTCGTGCAAATTGCGGTTTAAAGACCAAAAATGtgacttttaaataaatgcataagcCATCAATGTATTAAATGGGTGCGAATTTTGCATTCTATCCACATCGGCTTCTTATTGGCACATTTCGCCATCAGCAGGTTCAGGCGGTATTTTTGCGTAGCGGAGCTCTACTATgaatcatatgcaaatgaggacaaaacGCAGAAACACCATATATCCCGTAAACGGTGATACACATTTATGATTAAGGAAACGTGTTACCGAGGCGTCGTTTGCTGTTAACCTCACGTTAGATCTAGATTTTTGCCCCGTATCCctttttctgttgctgttgATCTGTTTTGCCGGTTTAGGTCTTACAATGGGATGGCAGCTTTAATCTGAATTACGTTTAATACATTCTCTGCATAGTATATGATCAGTTTTCGAGGCAGCACAGTAAAAATATTGAAACCTTAATAGTGGACAGTGATTAAATGTTTGAACAGcatgggtatgtatgtatgtatgtgtgtgtatgtgtgtgtgtaagggggacCCGCACAATAAAAATGCACAGATGCATTTTTCAACACTTacctgaagcttttatccaaagcgacttacaactCTGAATGAACACAACGCGATCGGTTGAGAATTAAGGATCTTTCTCAATTAcccagcagtggggcttgaactggcaaacttcAAATAGTCACATACCGTCagcactgagctactactgcccacACTCCAGGTCCATCACCCAGTACCCATGTTTGCTTTAACCAAGTCCTAGAAGGACTGTATTTAATGGCTTGGGTCAGGAACGTTGGCATCTGGGATAGAGCCAAAATGCGGACAGACTGTGAAAAACACTGGTCGAAAGGAACACGGAATAtggctctctgctgctccctTCAGGACTAATTTGGAATCCAAATcctgtacttttaaaatgtcacagctTTCATTTAACACGTTATCGACACACTACTACTCTATTTGGAGGAACAAGCTATTGTTTATATAATGAGTCACTAACCCCCAGTGTTTACTTGATTCTGGAACTCCTTGCATTTCACAAACTGTTCCTGTGTTAATCAATCAACATATTTACCAATTCCTTCTTTTTATATCCCTCCATCCCCTCATAGAACCCCACCGGTTTTCTACTGATTTTCATTCTTGTTGAATTTTTAGAACAAAGATTTATGTGTTgatttaacagtttttttttttcaggcaaatAACTGCATTTTAAAGTCCAACCCTGCTTTCATCTTTCACTGATACCTTTCATATGTTGTCCCACAATTGACTATATTACACTAACTCCAACTCTTTGTATTCAAATTATACTtcagtttatttacttttctgtttatttaattattagtgtatttgtttgtttttacagtatttttaattttagttaattTAGATATTGTATTTTCAATGACAACTTGTACAGCTTCGGTAACAGAttttactaatactaataatgctaataataatactaataataaattCCAACcctgctttcatttttattgctcCAACAGAAAACCGTTTATTGTGCTAAATTGTCAGGGTAGAGATTTTCAAGGTAGGTCAAGCTGTTGAATCTTAATATCAAGTTTACTTCACGTGCGTAGTGAATGACTTTTTCACTCTCCTGAGAAAAACCCCCTCACAGAGAAACGGACTAAGAACTCAGCCCGAGCACCTTAACTGCGTTTCCTATGGACTGCAATCATCTGTCTATCCCTACTTCATCTTCTTTCATCCCTCTGTCTGTTAACTGAAACCCATTAATAATATTTGATTACTTTGACATTTTCAAGCTGCAACCTAAATATTTGTTATGAAAATGATTCTTTTGATCCCGCGCAAAACGTCTGCATTTCATTCTAATAGCAGCGACAACCTGACACAGCTGCCTCTTCATTCACATCTCCTTACCGCATGAAACCCTCAAACATTTCAAAGCTAGGACCCTTCAGGAACCCCCATGACAGACCTACTGAGTTCAGCTCTAGCTGTGGAGACCTGCTGCAGGTTCTTCCAGCCTCAGTCCACCTGATCCAGCTCAGAAGATCAGAAGCTCAGCAGATCAGCAGCAAGTCTTTTATAAGCggagtcaggtgtgttagagcagagaAACTTGACATTAGGAACTTGGGACTCTGAACCTCTGACTCTGACTTCCCAATGTACTCAATTCTCTTGCTCTTAGAATTGGTTTTAGACAGCAAGGGTCTGTACAGTTATGACTCAGTAAGTGTGATGGTACATTGGAAAAGAGATGGCTATAAAGATGAAATTTTATGATatttaaaactgatttaaaaatctttcaaaatacaatccatatatatatatatatatatatatatatatatatatatatatatatatatatacatacacacacacacacacacacacacacactctgcctggccaaaaaaagggcacgcactctaatatttcgttggaccgcctttagctttgattacagcacacatttgctgtgacatcatttccacaagcttctgcaatgtcacaacatttatttctgtccagagttgcattaatttttcccccaagatcttgtattgatgatgggagatttggaccactgtgtaaagtcttctccagcacatcccaaagattctcaatggggttcaggtctggactctgtggtggccaatccatgtgtgaaaatgatgtctcatgctctctgaaccactctttcacaatttgagcccgatgaatcatggcattgtcatcttggaatatgcctgtgccatcaaggaagaaaaaatccattgatggaataatctggtcgttcagtatattcaggtagtcagctgacctcattctttgggcacataacgttgctgaacctagacctgaccaactgcagcaaccccagatcatagcactgcccccacaggcttgtttggtaggcactaggcatgatgggtgcatcacttcagccgcctctcttcttaccctgatgcgcccatcactctgaaacagggtaaatctggacttatcagatcacatgaccttcttccattgctccagagtccaatctttatgttccctagcaaattgaagccgtttttgctggttagcctcactgacaagtggttttcttaaggctacacagctgtttagtcccaatcccttgagttacctttgcattgtgcatgtggaaatgttcttactttcactattaaacatatccctgagttctactgttgtttttctattatttgatttcaccacacgcttaagtgatcgccgatcatgttggacagttcttaacccgattttagtagtttcagcaatctccttagatgttttctctgcttgatgcatgccaataacttgacccttctgaaacagattaacatctttccCACGACTGctggatgtgtctttcgacattgttgtttaacaaatgagaagctactcactgcatcagttatggttaaataacttgttgccagctgaaacataatcacccatgcagtaattactcaatgggaggctcttacctatttgcttagttaaatccagatggtgaccttttttaatatatatgtatatatatgtgtatatatatatatatatatatatatatatatatatatatatatatatatatatatatatatatatataaatgcatatatctATATCTTAATCGAAATTAGACAAGACTTCTGGTAATGTGTCTGATGCAAGACAATGACCGCGGTTGACTAACTAGGAAATCGCACCACACACGAGCAGGAAACCCACAGCTTCCTCTGATTAAAGCAGTCTGGACTTGTTCTCTCTGATCCCAGAGCTGTAAGGAGCGATGGAAGGTAGGATGTGTCCTTGATAATCAAAACATACTTATTTCAGGTCATGTTGACTAAAATACGCTGAAATATTGAACCATGTCTTGAGTGATGTTAAGGTATGCTGGAGAGCAAATCTTAACAAGTAATAATGtaatcattaaaaacatttgtaaaatacCATTATAGTTCTTTAAAAACGTACATACCAAGTAAGAAAATTGTCGTACCTGATTGCGATGAATGACGACGACTGCGATGAATGATTGCgatgaatgatgatgatgacgatgacgacAATGGTGctaattcagtgtttgatttCTAAACAGGCCTCAGCCACGTTTTCCAAAGTGATGAGTTTTCTGACTATTTTGACAATACTACTGACAACATAACCTTCATAGGGTCCTACAATCCGGAGCACGCCCTGGCctgtgttcagtcaacaccaGCAGGCTTGCACATCTTCCTCTTCGTCTTCTACTTGCTAGTCTTCCTGCAGGCCATCGCTGGAAACCtcgtggtggtgtgggtggtgtgctCCAGCCAGAACAGGCTCAGTCCGTCGGAGCTCTTCCTGTTCCACCTGGCCCTGGCGGACCTGCTGCTGGCCGTCACGCTACCACTGCTGGCCGTGTCGGTCCTGCAGGGCTGGCTGTTTGGCAACGTCGCCTGCAAGCTGGTCGGCATGGCTCTGGAGGTGAACTTCTACGCCAGTGTGCTGTTCCTGGTCTGCATCAGCGCCGACcgctacatggtggtggtgcaTGCCGCCAAGGAGGCCCGGGGTAGCTACGGCGGGCGCAGCACCCGCAGCTGGGTCACCTGCGCGTTCGTCTGGGGCCTCGGCTCTATCCTGTCCCTTCCTGCCACCATCTACAACCGCGCCTACCTGTTCCCGGGTAAAGACGGCAAAATGCAGTGTGGCGAGCACTACGACATCTCTAGCGCCCAACAGTGGCGGCTGGCCATGCGCATGCTCAGTCACCTGCTGGGCTTCCTCCTGCCCCTGGCGGCCATGCTGGGGTTCTACGGTGTCACCATCAGCCGCTTGGTCCACACGCGCGGCCTGCGGAAGCATAAGGCCATGCGGCTCATTGTTGCAGTGGTGGCGGCTTTCCTGCTCTGCTGGTGCCCGTACCATGTCGCCACGATGATGGACACACTTCTGAGGgctgagctggtggagtccaGCTGCAGGAGACGACACGAGGCAGACCTGGCCTTGAAGGTCACGCACAGCCTGGGAGTCCTGCACTGCTGTGTCAATCCCGTGCTGTACGCCTTCGTGGGCGAGAAGTTCCGGACCAACCTGTGGAGGCTGACAAGAAAGTTGTGTAAGAGGGAGCCTGTGACCAGGCTCAGCAGATCCACTTCCACCACCTCCCAGGATGGCAACAATGCCCTTATGTGACTCCCTCAGGGAACAGTCAAGGAAAGCCAAGCATCAGCAGTATCCACTTCAGTCACTAGAGGCCGCTGTAAAGTTAAGTGAAGGTTGAGAGGgagttttaatttttacattttaaagagacAGGGTTATTATGCTCTTTCATGCTTTTTAATAATATTGATGATAATTATTCTTTATTACCAGCAATAATAATTAAAGCAATTCTCATCACCACAggaacattttgaaatgtttagcCAAATATCTGTATCTGTACCTTGTCTGAAGTTgacaaaatgcatatttttttctctgcaaaTAATTCTATAGTAGCCATTTtgtattactttttaaatttgtttcatCTCCGAAATTTAAATTCTACTGCTTGTTTAAGTCAGATGACATTATCCTTGTTGACGTTTGGTGTTTCACCGGCGATGTCTTTCTGTGACTACCATTAAGAGTTAACATGTACCAGTGAGCCTGTTAACAGCCAGAGCAAACAGTGACCTACTTTAAGCAAAAAAGAGACTGCGAAGCACCCTGCAAAGGTGAGCTTGTAATCTATAACTTCCAATGATAACATTCTCATATATCACAGAAAACTCACTATGGTTATATCAACACCTATGGCATAAACTAGTTTCCACTGATCTATAGTATACACATGAAGACTACAGGACTTTGTTTACACTGGTTATTTTAATGAGttgttttatgtacttttaaatTTTGTGTCTTTCTATTCAATGTTCCTGTTCGTCATTATGAACTGAAATTAGGAAActggaaaataaaatcaaaggCCAGGATTTGCTGTGCACTAGAGTGACACAAATTGTATGAAATGTCTTATAGAGGGAAACTGCTTTATAAGGGTTTCTAAACCTGGGTGAAGATCCCAGTGAAccacaaaacagcagcacatcCTTAGCAGAGTAAGACGTCAGTGTGAAACCAACATCTGGATCTCAGCTGATGTGACcatgcagtgcatgtgtgtgacgaGTTTAAAACTGTGGGGGACTTTGCTTTGAATCCTCCATCATAACTGCTGTAATAACGACATACAATATAATAACCCTTATAGAATAGTCTGCTGACTTATCCAGgtcttattcatttaaattaaaattgtaaTCCATAACTTTCCAGATAcgaatgtgtgtatttgtatgcccatgtgtgtgtgtgtgtgtgtgtgtgtgtgtgtgtgtgtgttaattataTGTACATAATTTGTACACTGCtgtaataaagtaatattttgtacATTGCTACACTGCAGTAGTGCATAGACAGTAGTGCACCGGCAGTACTGCACAGTCAATAGTGCACAGGGAGTAGTGCACTGGCAATAAGGCACAGGCAGTAGTGTACATGGACTACTGTACATGCAGTAGAGCACAGTGAGTAGTGAGAGAGCTTTTGTCTGAGCAGCAGGACTGCTGTGTCAATCCTGCTCCCCAGGGGAGTGACACCAATGCTTGCTACCTGCTCTAATGGTTACATGTCAACAACCTCCGAGAGTATCTCAGTAGAGCAACTCAGCTGACTACATCAGTAGAATGTGTCTTATTACAGTATATCTCAGTAGAGTATATCTCATTAAAGTATATCTCATTAGAGTATATCTCATTAGAGTATATCTCAGCAGAGCAACTCAGCTGACTATCAGTAGAATATGTCTTAGTATAGTATATATCAGTAGAGTATATATCAGTAGAGTATATATCAGTAGAGTATATCTCAGTAGAGTATATATCAGTGGAGTATATCTCAGTAGAGTATATATCAGTAGAGTATATATCAGTGGAGTATATAATAGTGGAGTATATCTCAGTAGAGTATATATCAGTAGAGTATATATCAGTAGAGTATATAAACGGAATCTAAAAGCTTTCTTCTTTGACAAGACTTTCAACTCTTACTGTTAAACACTGTTCCTGTAGGACTGCACTTTCACTGTTgaattttcagcattttcagCACATTATTTCTTTTCACTCTTAATTTATTCTGTCTTTAGTCTCATCTCAgcactttgttttcttttagccACCAGTTTTTTAGATCTCTATTTGAAATTTGcacagtttaaataatttgtctttGAATTTTAATAAACTTGCCTTACCTTGGCTGTATGTCTATCGAATATAATGTAGAGGATTATATCTCAGTAGAGTACGTCTCAGAGTATATTTTAGTAGGTTATATCTTAGTGGCGTGTATATCAGTAGAGTGTAGATAGAACATACTTCAGAAGTGCACTTCAGCCATGCTGTGATCTTCAACCAAATATATCTTAACACATCTGAGTGACAAACACTGTATGCATAACCCCAGAGATTGACACAGCTTGGGCTATATGATCGGCACATTCTTCTAATTTCTTctgttatatttgtatataagaTGCAGAAGTAAATGCTTTGgaaaaggtgaaaggtgaaatGAACGTCTCTCTCAGAAGGTAGAGTTCTTGAAGATGCGGTTAagcatctatatatatatatatatatatatatacacatacacacacacacacacacacacacacacacacacacacacacacacacactctgcctggccaaaaaaaggg
It encodes the following:
- the LOC118241913 gene encoding C-X-C chemokine receptor type 1-like, translating into MEGLSHVFQSDEFSDYFDNTTDNITFIGSYNPEHALACVQSTPAGLHIFLFVFYLLVFLQAIAGNLVVVWVVCSSQNRLSPSELFLFHLALADLLLAVTLPLLAVSVLQGWLFGNVACKLVGMALEVNFYASVLFLVCISADRYMVVVHAAKEARGSYGGRSTRSWVTCAFVWGLGSILSLPATIYNRAYLFPGKDGKMQCGEHYDISSAQQWRLAMRMLSHLLGFLLPLAAMLGFYGVTISRLVHTRGLRKHKAMRLIVAVVAAFLLCWCPYHVATMMDTLLRAELVESSCRRRHEADLALKVTHSLGVLHCCVNPVLYAFVGEKFRTNLWRLTRKLCKREPVTRLSRSTSTTSQDGNNALM